CGACGTTGCCCTGCAGCAGCAGCAGTTCAACTCGGTGATCGCCCAGGGCGCCAAGGTCATCGTGCTCGACCCGGTCGACTCCGCGGCGGCCGCTGGCCTCGTGCAGCTGGCGCAGTCGCAGGGCATCAAGGTCATCGCCTATGACCGCCCAATTCCCGACAAGCCGGCCGACTATTACGTGTCCTTCGACAATGAGGGCATCGGTAAGGCCATCGCCGAGTCGCTTGTCCAGCACATGAAGGCGGCTGGCGTGCCGGAGGGTTCGGGCGTCCTGCAGATCAACGGATCGCCGACGGACGCGGCCGCCGGCCTGATCCGCGACGGCATCCACAAGGGCCTCGAAGGGTCCGGCTACAAGACGCTGTCGGAGTTCGACACGCCGGACTGGGCTCCGCCGAAGGCGCAGGAGTGGACGGCGGGCCAGATCACCCGCTTCGGCGCCGACATCAAGGGCGTCGTGGCCGCCAATGACGGCACGGGCGGCGGCGCCATCGCGGCCTTCAAGGCCGCGGGCGTCAA
This sequence is a window from Mesorhizobium shangrilense. Protein-coding genes within it:
- a CDS encoding sugar ABC transporter substrate-binding protein; this encodes MGSAAWAQEDATVAFLMPDQASTRYEQHDYPGFKAEMEKLCPKCTVVYQNANADVALQQQQFNSVIAQGAKVIVLDPVDSAAAAGLVQLAQSQGIKVIAYDRPIPDKPADYYVSFDNEGIGKAIAESLVQHMKAAGVPEGSGVLQINGSPTDAAAGLIRDGIHKGLEGSGYKTLSEFDTPDWAPPKAQEWTAGQITRFGADIKGVVAANDGTGGGAIAAFKAAGVNPVPPVTGNDATIAALQLIISGDQYNTISKPSEIVAAAAANVAAQFLKGETPEPKTRLYDTPSELFVPAVVTAENIKAEIFDKGINKPEEICTGEYAEGCKKLGITQ